One Meles meles chromosome 11, mMelMel3.1 paternal haplotype, whole genome shotgun sequence DNA segment encodes these proteins:
- the STOML2 gene encoding stomatin-like protein 2, mitochondrial has product MLARAARGSGALLLRGSVQASGRAPRRASSGLPRNTVVLFVPQQEAWVVERMGRFHRILEPGLNILIPVLDRIRYVQSLKEIVINVPEQSAVTLDNVTLQIDGVLYLRIMDPYKASYGVEDPEYAVTQLAQTTMRSELGKLSLDKVFRERESLNASIVDAINQAADCWGIRCLRYEIKDIHVPPRVKESMQMQVEAERRKRATVLESEGTRESAINVAEGKKQAQILASEAEKAEQINQAAGEASAVLAKAKAKAEAIRILAAALTQHNGDAAASLTVAEQYVSAFSKLAKDSNTILLPSNPGDVTSMVAQAMGVYGALTKAPVPGAQDSVSSGSSRNVQGTDGSLDEEFDRVKLS; this is encoded by the exons ATGCTGGCGCGCGCGGCGCGGGGGAGTGGGGCCCTTTTGCTGAGG GGCTCCGTACAGGCTTCTGGTCGTGCTCCGCGTCGCGCCTCCTCTGGATTGCCCCGAAACACCGTGGTACTGTTTGTGCCGCAGCAGGAGGCCTGGGTGGTGGAGCGAATGGGCCGATTCCATCGGATCTTGGAGCCT GGCTTGAACATCCTCATCCCTGTGTTAGACCGGATCCGATATGTGCAGAGTCTCAAGGAAATTGTCATCAACGTGCCTGAGCAGTCGGCTGTGACTCTCG ACAATGTAACTCTGCAAATCGATGGAGTCCTTTATCTGCGAATCATGGATCCTTACAAG GCAAGCTATGGTGTAGAAGACCCTGAGTATGCTGTCACACAGCTAGCTCAGACAACCATGAGATCTGAGCTCGGCAAACTCTCTCTGGACAAAGTCTTCCGG GAGCGGGAGTCCCTGAATGCTAGCATTGTGGACGCCATCAATCAGGCTGCTGACTGCTGGGGCATTCGCTGCCTCCGTTATGAGATCAAGGATATCCACGTGCCACCCCGGGTGAAAGAGTCCATGCAGATGCAg GTGGAGGCAGAGAGGCGGAAACGGGCCACAGTTCTAGAGTCTGAGGGGACCCGAGAGTCAGCCATCAACGtggcagaggggaagaagcaggcacaGATCCTGGCCTCCGAGGCGGAAAAGGCTGAACAAATAAATCAGGCAGCAG GAGAGGCCAGTGCAGTTCTGGCCAAGGCCAAGGCTAAGGCTGAAGCTATTCGGATCCTGGCTGCAGCTCTGACACAACAT AATGGAGATGCAGCAGCCTCACTGACTGTGGCTGAGCAGTATGTCAGTGCGTTCTCCAAACTGGCTAAGGACTCCAACACTATTCTGCTGCCCTCCAACCCCGGCGATGTCACCAGTATGGTGGCTCAG GCCATGGGTGTATATGGGGCCCTCACCAAAGCCCCAGTGCCAGGGGCCCAGGACTCAGTCTCCAGCGGGAGCAGCAGAAATGTCCAGGGCACAGATGGAAGTCTTGATGAGGAATTTGATCGAGTCAAACTGAGTTAG
- the PIGO gene encoding GPI ethanolamine phosphate transferase 3 isoform X5, protein MNSFPATSRMQKISVLLFLSWVCFLFYAGIALFTSGFLLTRLELTNRSSCQEPPGPGSLPWGSQGKPGACWMASRFSRLVLVLIDALRFDFAHPQRSHGPGEPPVSLPFLGKLDSLQRILEIQPHHARLYQSKADPPTTTMQRLKALTTGSLPTFIDAGSNFASYAIVEDNLIKQLASAGRRVVFMGDDTWKDLFPGAFSQAFFFPSFNVRDLHTVDNGILEHLYPTMDSGKWDMLIAHFLGVDHCGHKYGPHHPEMAKKLSQMDQVIQGLVERLENDTLLVVIGDHGMTMTGDHGGDSELEISAALFLYSPKALFPGAPPEEPEIVPQISLVPTLALLLGLPIPFGNIGEVMAELFSEVEDSQPHSSALAQASALHLNAQQVSRFLHAYSAASQDLQITELHRLQNLFSNASADYQRLLQSPQGAEAALQTVITELQQFLRGVRAMCIQSWARFSLGRMAGGAALMAAACFLCLLVSQWATSPGFCFRPLFLIPMACGLAGTIVCAGLLTTTGLKLDPVVLGAMAAVGSLLPFLWKAWAGWGSKRPLAALLPIPGPVLLFLLIRFAAFFSDSFVVAEARATPFLLGSLILLLIAQLHWEGKLLPPKLLTIPRLCFPASTGPPRHSGTYALGLGVGLLLCIRLAGLFHRCPEETPACRSSPWLSPLASMVGGRAKNLWYGACVGALVALLAVVRLWLHRYSNLKSPEPSVLFVRWGLPLMVLGTAAYWALASGADEAPPRLRALVAGASVVLPRAVAGLAASGLMLLLWRPVTVLVKATTGAPRTRTVLTPFSGPPTSQADLEYVVPQIYRHMQEEFRGRLERTRSRGPLTVAAYQLGSVYSAAMVTALTLLAFPLLLLHAERVSLVFLLLFLQSFLLLHLLAAGIPITTPGPFTVPWQAVSAWALMATQTFYSMGHQPVFPAIHWHAAFVGFPEGHGSSTWLPALL, encoded by the exons ATGAATTCCTTCCCCGCTACCAGCAGGATGCAGAAGATCTCAGTGCTGCTCTTCCTGTCCTGGGTCTGCTTCCTCTTCTACGCCGGCATTGCTCTCTTCACCAGTGGCTTCCTGCTCACCCGTTTGGAACTCACCAACCGTAGCAGCTGCCAAGAGCCCCCAGGCCCTGGGTCCCTGCCATGGGGGAGCCAAGGGAAGCCTGGGGCCTGCTGGATGGCTTCTCGATTCTCTCGGCTTGTGTTGGTGCTGATAGATGCTCTGCGATTTGACTTTGCCCATCCCCAGCGCTCCCACGGTCCTGGAGagcctcctgtctctctgcccttcctgggcaAATTGGACTCCTTGCAAAGGATCCTGGAGATTCAGCCCCACCACGCCAGGCTCTACCAATCTAAGGCTgatccccccaccaccaccatgcaGCGCCTGAAGGCCCTCACCACAGGCTCACTGCCTACCTTTATCGATGCTGGCAGTAACTTTGCCAGCTATGCCATAGTGGAAGACAATCTCATTAAGCAGCTCGCCAGTGCAG GAAGGCGTGTGGTCTTCATGGGAGATGATACCTGGAAAGATCTTTTTCCTGGAGCTTTCTCCCAAGCTTTCTTCTTCCCATCCTTCAATGTCAGAGACCTGCACACAGTGGACAATGGCATCCTGGAACACCTGTATCCAACCA TGGACAGTGGTAAATGGGATATGCTGATTGCTCACTTCCTGGGTGTGGATCACTGTGGCCACAAGTATGGCCCTCACCACCCTGAAATGGCCAAGAAACTTAGCCAAATGGACCAGGTGATCCA GGGACTTGTGGAGCGTCTGGAGAATGACACACTGCTGGTCGTGATTGGGGACCATGGGATGACCATGACTGGGGACCATGGAGGAGACAGTGAGCTGGAGATCTCTGCTGCACTTTTTCTGTACAGTCCCAAAGCCCTCTTTCCTGGTGCCCCCCCAGAG GAGCCGGAGATAGTTCCTCAAATCAGCCTTGTGCCTACGCTGGCCCTACTGCTGGGCCTGCCCATTCCGTTTGGGAACATTGGGGAGGTGATGGCTGAGCTGTTCTCAGAGGTTGAAGACTCCCAGCCTCACTCCTCTGCTCTGGCCCAAGCCTCAGCTCTCCATCTCAATGCCCAGCAG GTATCCCGATTTCTTCATGCCTACTCAGCTGCTTCTCAGGATCTCCAAATTACAGAGCTTCATCGGCTGCAGAACCTTTTCTCCAATGCCTCTGCTGACTACCAGCGGCTTCTGCAGAGCCCCCAGGGGGCTGAGGCAGCACTACAGACTGTGATTACTGAGCTGCAGCAGTTCCTGCGGGGAGTTCGGGCCATGTGCATTCAGTCTTGGGCTCGTTTCTCTCTGGGTCGCATGGCCGGGGGTGCTGCTCTCATGGCCGCTGCCTGCTTTCTTTGTCTGCTGGTATCCCAGTGGGCGACATCCCCAGGCTTCTGCTTCCGCCCCCTCTTCCTAATACCCATGGCCTGTGGTCTGGCTGGTACCATAGTTTGTGCGGGACTCCTGACAACTACGGGGCTGAAGCTGGATCCAGTGGTCCTAGGGGCTATGGCTGCAGTGGGCTCACTCCTGCCTTTTTTGTGGAAAGCATGGGCTGGCTGGGGGTCCAAGAGGCCCCTGGCAGCCCTACTTCCCATCCCTGGGCCTGTCCTGTTATTCCTGCTCATTCGCTTTGCTGCTTTCTTCTCTGATAGCTTTGTTGTAGCTGAGGCCAGGGCCACCCCCTTCCTTTTGGGCTCCCTCATCTTGCTCCTGATTGCCCAGCTTCACTGGGAGGGCAAGCTGCTCCCACCTAAGCTGCTCACAATACCCCGTCTTTGCTTTCCAGCCTCCACGGGCCCGCCCCGGCACAGTGGCACTTATGCCCTGGGACTTGGAGTAGGGTTGCTTTTATGTATAAGGCTAGCTGGGCTTTTTCATCGCTGCCCTGAAGAGACGCCTGCTTGCCGTTCCTCTCCCTGGCTGAGTCCCTTGGCATCCATGGTGGGTGGTCGAGCCAAGAATTTGTGGTATGGAGCTTGTGTGGGGGCTTTGGTAGCCCTGTTAGCTGTCGTGCGCCTGTGGCTTCACCGCTATAGCAATCTCAAGAGTCCTGAGCCCTCTGTGCTCTTTGTGCGCTGGGGGCTGCCCCTAATGGTATTGGGCACTGCTGCCTACTGGGCGCTGGCGTCGGGGGCAGATGAAGCACCCCCGCGTCTCCGGGCCTTGGTTGCTGGGGCATCAGTTGTGCTGCCTAGGGCTGTGGCTGGGTTGGCCGCTTCGGGGCTCATGCTGCTGCTCTGGAGGCCCGTGACAGTGCTAGTAAAGGCTACGACGGGGGCCCCAAGGACCAGGACTGTCCTCACTCCCTTCTCAGGCCCCCCCACTTCTCAGGCTGACTTGGAATACGTGGTACCTCAGATCTACCGACACATGCAGGAGGAGTTCCGGGGCCGGCTAGAGAGGACCAGATCCCGGGGCCCCCTGACTGTGGCGGCTTATCAGTTGGGGAGTGTCTACTCAGCTGCTATGGTCACGGCGCTCACCCTCTTGGCCTTCCCACTTCTGCTATTGCATGCAGAGCGCGTTAGCCTGGTGTTCCTGCTTCTGTTTCTGCAGAGCTTCCTTCTCCTGCATCTGCTTGCTGCTGGGATACCCATCACCACCCCTG
- the FAM214B gene encoding protein FAM214B — MRHVQAEPSPSSEPEAGPSQPAVRQGALQGGLLMGYSPAGGATSPGVYQVSIFSPPAGASEPHRALKRPAPPTEVPRELKRGPGLGAREGLPPEEPSTVRLLGPEGLGLGLGVTSQHFCHHGLCVVEQGSSSTSPWTSGAQSPPCSPSNASCNSLHTRDWASPDPGGQGSLGESPGPAPLGQLHTFDTDLHSLAQIGGKSPVAGVGNGGSPWPRESPGTANGHSPEHTPPGPGPPGPCPTKRRLLPAGEALDVNSEDEGPAPRRRRGTLGHPPAANSSDAKATPFWSHLLPGPKEPVLDPTDCSPMGQRLKGARRLKLSSLRSLRKGPGLLSPPSASLVPTPAVSRTLLGNFEESLLRGRFAPSGHIEGFTAEIGASGSYCPQHVTLPVTVTFFDVSEQNAPAPFLGVVDLNPLGRKGYSVPKVGTIQVTLFNPNQTVVKMFLVTFDFSDMPAAHMTFLRHRLFLVPVGEEGNASPTCRLLCYLLHLRFRSSRSGRLSLHGDIRLLFSRRSLELDTGLPYELQAVTESPHNPRYSPLP; from the exons ATGCGCCACGTGCAGGCGGAGCCGTCTCCATCCTCAGAACCAGAGGCTGGCCCTTCGCAGCCTGCAGTCAGGCAGGGGGCCCTCCAGGGTGGCCTGCTCATGGGCTACAGCCCAGCAGGGGGGGCGACATCCCCCGGGGTCTACCAGGTATCCATCTTTTCCCCTCCAGCTGGTGCCTCCGAGCCTCATAGGGCCCTGAAACGGCCGGCCCCACCCACTGAGGTTCCCAGGGAGCTGAAGAGAGGTCCTGGGCTGGGGGCCAGAGAGGGACTACCCCCTGAAGAACCATCTACTGTGAGGCTACTAGGCCCAGAGGGACTGGGGCTGGGACTGGGTGTGACCAGCCAGCATTTCTGCCATCATGGCCTCTGTGTTGTGGAACAGGGAAGTAGCTCCACCTCACCTTGGACTTCAGGGGCCCAAAGTCCCCCCTGTTCCCCATCAAATGCTTCCTGCAACAGTTTGCACACCAGAGACTGGGCTTCCCCAGATCCAGGGGGACAGGGGTCCCTGGGGGAGTCTCCAGGGCCAGCCCCTCTGGGCCAGCTGCACACATTTGACACTGATTTGCACAGTCTTGCACAAATAGGGGGTAAGAGCCCAGTGGCTGGGGTGGGCAACGGGGGCAGCCCTTGGCCTAGGGAGTCCCCTGGCACTGCCAATGGGCATAGTCCCGAGCACACACCCCCTGGCCCTGGACCTCCAGGCCCCTGCCCCACCAAGCGAAGGCTGCTTCCTGCTGGAGAAGCCCTGGATGTCAACTCTGAGGATGAGGGGCCAGCCCCTCGGAGGCGCCGGGGAACCCTgggccaccctcctgctgccaaCAGTTCTGATGCCAAAGCCACACCCTTCTGGAGCCATCTGCTGCCTGGGCCCAAGGAGCCTGTGCTG GACCCAACAGACTGCAGTCCCATGGGGCAGAGGCTGAAAGGTGCCCGTCGCCTGAAGCT GAGCTCCCTTCGAAGCCTCCGGAAGGGGCCAGGCCTGCTGAGCCCCCCCAGTGCCTCCCTTGTTCCTACCCCTGCCGTCAGCCGTACCCTGCTGGGCAACTTTGAG GAATCATTGCTGCGAGGACGCTTTGCACCATCTGGCCACATTGAGGGCTTCACGGCAGAGATTGGAGCTAGTGGATCCTATTGCCCCCAGCATGTCACGCTGCCTGTCACTGTCACCTTCTTTGATGTTTCTGAGCAAAATGCCCCGGCCCCCTTCCTG GGTGTCGTGGACCTGAACCCCCTGGGGAGGAAGGGTTACAGTGTGCCCAAGGTGGGCACCATCCAAGTG ACCTTATTTAACCCCAACCAGACTGTGGTGAAGATGTTCCTTGTGACTTTTGACTTCTCGGACATGCCTGCTGCCCATATGACCTTCCTTCGCCATCGCCTCTTTTTGGTGCCTGTGGGTGAGGAGGGAAATGCTAGCCCCACCTGCCGCCTCCTCTGCTACTTGCTGCACCTCAG GTTCCGGAGCTCCCGCTCAGGCCGCTTAAGCCTGCATGGAGACATCCGCCTGCTTTTTTCACGCCGGAGCCTGGAACTGGACACAGGGCTCCCCTACGAACTGCAGGCAGTGACTGAGTCCCCTCACAACCCACGTTATTCACCTTTGCCCTGA
- the PIGO gene encoding GPI ethanolamine phosphate transferase 3 isoform X4 has translation MNSFPATSRMQKISVLLFLSWVCFLFYAGIALFTSGFLLTRLELTNRSSCQEPPGPGSLPWGSQGKPGACWMASRFSRLVLVLIDALRFDFAHPQRSHGPGEPPVSLPFLGKLDSLQRILEIQPHHARLYQSKADPPTTTMQRLKALTTGSLPTFIDAGSNFASYAIVEDNLIKQLASAGRRVVFMGDDTWKDLFPGAFSQAFFFPSFNVRDLHTVDNGILEHLYPTMDSGKWDMLIAHFLGVDHCGHKYGPHHPEMAKKLSQMDQVIQGLVERLENDTLLVVIGDHGMTMTGDHGGDSELEISAALFLYSPKALFPGAPPEEPEIVPQISLVPTLALLLGLPIPFGNIGEVMAELFSEVEDSQPHSSALAQASALHLNAQQVSRFLHAYSAASQDLQITELHRLQNLFSNASADYQRLLQSPQGAEAALQTVITELQQFLRGVRAMCIQSWARFSLGRMAGGAALMAAACFLCLLVSQWATSPGFCFRPLFLIPMACGLAGTIVCAGLLTTTGLKLDPVVLGAMAAVGSLLPFLWKAWAGWGSKRPLAALLPIPGPVLLFLLIRFAAFFSDSFVVAEARATPFLLGSLILLLIAQLHWEGKLLPPKLLTIPRLCFPASTGPPRHSGTYALGLGVGLLLCIRLAGLFHRCPEETPACRSSPWLSPLASMVGGRAKNLWYGACVGALVALLAVVRLWLHRYSNLKSPEPSVLFVRWGLPLMVLGTAAYWALASGADEAPPRLRALVAGASVVLPRAVAGLAASGLMLLLWRPVTVLVKATTGAPRTRTVLTPFSGPPTSQADLEYVVPQIYRHMQEEFRGRLERTRSRGPLTVAAYQLGSVYSAAMVTALTLLAFPLLLLHAERVSLVFLLLFLQSFLLLHLLAAGIPITTPGPFTVPWQAVSAWALMATQTFYSMGHQPVFPAIHWHAAFVGFPEGHGSSTWLPALLVAHCFCSGPSSVRVKGPGRGGSP, from the exons ATGAATTCCTTCCCCGCTACCAGCAGGATGCAGAAGATCTCAGTGCTGCTCTTCCTGTCCTGGGTCTGCTTCCTCTTCTACGCCGGCATTGCTCTCTTCACCAGTGGCTTCCTGCTCACCCGTTTGGAACTCACCAACCGTAGCAGCTGCCAAGAGCCCCCAGGCCCTGGGTCCCTGCCATGGGGGAGCCAAGGGAAGCCTGGGGCCTGCTGGATGGCTTCTCGATTCTCTCGGCTTGTGTTGGTGCTGATAGATGCTCTGCGATTTGACTTTGCCCATCCCCAGCGCTCCCACGGTCCTGGAGagcctcctgtctctctgcccttcctgggcaAATTGGACTCCTTGCAAAGGATCCTGGAGATTCAGCCCCACCACGCCAGGCTCTACCAATCTAAGGCTgatccccccaccaccaccatgcaGCGCCTGAAGGCCCTCACCACAGGCTCACTGCCTACCTTTATCGATGCTGGCAGTAACTTTGCCAGCTATGCCATAGTGGAAGACAATCTCATTAAGCAGCTCGCCAGTGCAG GAAGGCGTGTGGTCTTCATGGGAGATGATACCTGGAAAGATCTTTTTCCTGGAGCTTTCTCCCAAGCTTTCTTCTTCCCATCCTTCAATGTCAGAGACCTGCACACAGTGGACAATGGCATCCTGGAACACCTGTATCCAACCA TGGACAGTGGTAAATGGGATATGCTGATTGCTCACTTCCTGGGTGTGGATCACTGTGGCCACAAGTATGGCCCTCACCACCCTGAAATGGCCAAGAAACTTAGCCAAATGGACCAGGTGATCCA GGGACTTGTGGAGCGTCTGGAGAATGACACACTGCTGGTCGTGATTGGGGACCATGGGATGACCATGACTGGGGACCATGGAGGAGACAGTGAGCTGGAGATCTCTGCTGCACTTTTTCTGTACAGTCCCAAAGCCCTCTTTCCTGGTGCCCCCCCAGAG GAGCCGGAGATAGTTCCTCAAATCAGCCTTGTGCCTACGCTGGCCCTACTGCTGGGCCTGCCCATTCCGTTTGGGAACATTGGGGAGGTGATGGCTGAGCTGTTCTCAGAGGTTGAAGACTCCCAGCCTCACTCCTCTGCTCTGGCCCAAGCCTCAGCTCTCCATCTCAATGCCCAGCAG GTATCCCGATTTCTTCATGCCTACTCAGCTGCTTCTCAGGATCTCCAAATTACAGAGCTTCATCGGCTGCAGAACCTTTTCTCCAATGCCTCTGCTGACTACCAGCGGCTTCTGCAGAGCCCCCAGGGGGCTGAGGCAGCACTACAGACTGTGATTACTGAGCTGCAGCAGTTCCTGCGGGGAGTTCGGGCCATGTGCATTCAGTCTTGGGCTCGTTTCTCTCTGGGTCGCATGGCCGGGGGTGCTGCTCTCATGGCCGCTGCCTGCTTTCTTTGTCTGCTGGTATCCCAGTGGGCGACATCCCCAGGCTTCTGCTTCCGCCCCCTCTTCCTAATACCCATGGCCTGTGGTCTGGCTGGTACCATAGTTTGTGCGGGACTCCTGACAACTACGGGGCTGAAGCTGGATCCAGTGGTCCTAGGGGCTATGGCTGCAGTGGGCTCACTCCTGCCTTTTTTGTGGAAAGCATGGGCTGGCTGGGGGTCCAAGAGGCCCCTGGCAGCCCTACTTCCCATCCCTGGGCCTGTCCTGTTATTCCTGCTCATTCGCTTTGCTGCTTTCTTCTCTGATAGCTTTGTTGTAGCTGAGGCCAGGGCCACCCCCTTCCTTTTGGGCTCCCTCATCTTGCTCCTGATTGCCCAGCTTCACTGGGAGGGCAAGCTGCTCCCACCTAAGCTGCTCACAATACCCCGTCTTTGCTTTCCAGCCTCCACGGGCCCGCCCCGGCACAGTGGCACTTATGCCCTGGGACTTGGAGTAGGGTTGCTTTTATGTATAAGGCTAGCTGGGCTTTTTCATCGCTGCCCTGAAGAGACGCCTGCTTGCCGTTCCTCTCCCTGGCTGAGTCCCTTGGCATCCATGGTGGGTGGTCGAGCCAAGAATTTGTGGTATGGAGCTTGTGTGGGGGCTTTGGTAGCCCTGTTAGCTGTCGTGCGCCTGTGGCTTCACCGCTATAGCAATCTCAAGAGTCCTGAGCCCTCTGTGCTCTTTGTGCGCTGGGGGCTGCCCCTAATGGTATTGGGCACTGCTGCCTACTGGGCGCTGGCGTCGGGGGCAGATGAAGCACCCCCGCGTCTCCGGGCCTTGGTTGCTGGGGCATCAGTTGTGCTGCCTAGGGCTGTGGCTGGGTTGGCCGCTTCGGGGCTCATGCTGCTGCTCTGGAGGCCCGTGACAGTGCTAGTAAAGGCTACGACGGGGGCCCCAAGGACCAGGACTGTCCTCACTCCCTTCTCAGGCCCCCCCACTTCTCAGGCTGACTTGGAATACGTGGTACCTCAGATCTACCGACACATGCAGGAGGAGTTCCGGGGCCGGCTAGAGAGGACCAGATCCCGGGGCCCCCTGACTGTGGCGGCTTATCAGTTGGGGAGTGTCTACTCAGCTGCTATGGTCACGGCGCTCACCCTCTTGGCCTTCCCACTTCTGCTATTGCATGCAGAGCGCGTTAGCCTGGTGTTCCTGCTTCTGTTTCTGCAGAGCTTCCTTCTCCTGCATCTGCTTGCTGCTGGGATACCCATCACCACCCCTG